One window from the genome of Mucilaginibacter ginsenosidivorans encodes:
- the thrA gene encoding bifunctional aspartate kinase/homoserine dehydrogenase I, translating into MKILKFGGTSVGSAQSIGTVIDILKKEHGSGEKPVVVLSAMSGVTNLLSAMAEKAANGEDFTAQLAELETRHFEMVRTLLAVQHQNPAFTRLKINFNHLEELLQGVSTLRELTPKTRDLILSYGERCSTLMISKMAAQYFPESLFVDASELIKTDNEFGNAKVNMELTELLIKGFINENPGKMLFVTGFIASNDANQITTLGRGGSDYTAAIFGSALNASEIQIWTDVNGMMTADPRMVKKAFSLPELTYTEAMELSYFGAKVIYPPTMIPAFMKQIPIVIKNTFDVDFEGTVIQHHCKPSNLPIKGISSINDISIINVEGSGMVGKSGFSGRLFSLLAREQINIILITQSSSEHSITFAVSPADSEKARRVIGQEFELELLANKLEQPEIEKELAILAIVGENMKQTPGISGKLFHALGRNGVNVRAIAQGSSEYNISVIISKPDLAKALNAVHDAFFVQLNKTLHAFCLGTGNIGTTLFRQLNEHSEHLQINNGIQVKIAGISNTRKMLFNADGLSLDKWQDELQASNQKADLAGFIAQMKEMNLPNCVFIDNTASPQPIKFYEDIFKSNISVVTCNKIGNSASYDQYRMFRDTARQHGVDFFYETNVGAGLPIIRTLKDLMSSGDRVKRIEAILSGTISFIFNHFKGSANFHDVVKLAQDKGYTEPDPRDDLKGTDFMRKMLILARDAGYEMEATDVHIESMLPKSCLEAATVDDFYKALQEEDAYFTIMKQQAEAEGKALRYIGKLEDGKASITLQLVDENHPFYMMSGSDNIISFTTDRYKDRPLVVKGPGAGAEVTAAGVFADLINVGAN; encoded by the coding sequence ATGAAAATTCTAAAATTCGGAGGCACCTCCGTCGGTTCGGCGCAAAGTATTGGCACCGTTATCGATATTTTAAAAAAGGAACACGGTTCCGGCGAGAAACCGGTGGTGGTCCTGTCGGCCATGAGCGGCGTTACCAACCTGCTGTCGGCCATGGCCGAAAAAGCGGCAAACGGCGAAGACTTTACCGCTCAGTTAGCTGAATTGGAAACCCGCCATTTTGAAATGGTGCGAACATTGCTCGCCGTTCAGCATCAAAACCCGGCCTTCACCCGGTTGAAGATCAATTTCAATCACCTGGAAGAATTGCTGCAAGGGGTTTCCACGCTCCGTGAACTGACCCCCAAAACCCGCGACCTGATATTGAGCTATGGCGAACGTTGTTCGACGCTGATGATCAGCAAAATGGCAGCCCAATACTTTCCTGAATCGTTGTTTGTGGATGCTTCCGAACTGATCAAAACCGATAATGAATTCGGCAATGCCAAAGTGAATATGGAATTGACGGAATTGCTGATTAAGGGTTTTATAAATGAGAACCCCGGCAAGATGCTGTTTGTTACCGGATTTATAGCATCGAATGATGCAAACCAGATCACCACACTTGGTCGTGGCGGCAGCGACTATACCGCTGCGATATTTGGTTCGGCTTTAAATGCCAGCGAGATACAGATATGGACGGATGTGAACGGCATGATGACCGCCGACCCGCGCATGGTGAAAAAGGCTTTCTCGTTGCCTGAGCTGACTTATACTGAGGCGATGGAACTATCTTATTTTGGTGCAAAGGTTATTTATCCGCCAACCATGATACCTGCTTTTATGAAACAGATCCCTATCGTCATAAAAAATACGTTCGATGTTGATTTTGAAGGCACTGTAATCCAGCATCATTGCAAGCCTTCAAACCTGCCGATAAAGGGGATATCATCAATCAACGATATCAGCATCATCAACGTGGAAGGCAGCGGCATGGTGGGTAAATCAGGTTTCAGCGGGCGATTGTTTTCGCTGCTGGCACGCGAGCAGATCAATATTATTCTCATAACACAGTCGTCTTCCGAGCATAGCATCACCTTCGCGGTTAGCCCCGCGGATTCCGAAAAGGCCAGGCGCGTTATTGGGCAGGAGTTCGAGCTTGAACTTCTGGCAAACAAACTGGAGCAGCCGGAAATAGAAAAGGAACTGGCAATTTTAGCCATCGTTGGTGAGAACATGAAACAAACCCCGGGCATTTCCGGAAAGTTGTTCCATGCGCTGGGCAGGAATGGGGTCAATGTAAGGGCTATAGCGCAGGGTTCGTCGGAATATAATATCTCGGTCATCATTTCAAAACCCGACCTGGCTAAAGCGCTGAACGCGGTACATGATGCCTTTTTTGTTCAGCTTAATAAAACGCTGCATGCTTTTTGCCTGGGCACCGGCAATATAGGCACAACACTTTTCAGGCAACTGAATGAGCATAGCGAACATTTGCAGATCAATAATGGCATACAGGTAAAAATCGCCGGCATTAGCAATACCCGGAAAATGCTTTTTAATGCCGACGGCTTGTCACTGGATAAATGGCAGGATGAACTGCAAGCCTCGAACCAAAAGGCCGACCTGGCTGGTTTTATTGCACAAATGAAGGAGATGAACCTGCCTAACTGCGTGTTTATTGATAACACGGCGAGCCCGCAGCCGATTAAATTTTACGAGGATATTTTTAAGTCAAACATTTCAGTGGTTACCTGTAATAAGATAGGAAATTCGGCTTCTTATGATCAGTATAGGATGTTCAGGGACACGGCGCGCCAGCATGGGGTCGACTTTTTTTATGAGACGAACGTGGGTGCTGGTTTGCCGATCATCCGTACACTAAAGGATCTGATGAGCAGTGGTGACCGGGTGAAGCGGATCGAGGCGATACTTTCAGGAACTATCTCTTTTATTTTCAACCACTTCAAGGGCAGTGCAAATTTTCACGACGTGGTTAAGCTGGCCCAGGACAAAGGTTATACCGAACCCGATCCGCGCGACGACCTGAAGGGAACCGACTTTATGCGCAAAATGCTGATACTGGCCCGCGACGCAGGTTATGAAATGGAAGCAACTGATGTACACATTGAAAGCATGCTGCCTAAAAGCTGCCTGGAGGCTGCAACCGTTGATGATTTTTACAAGGCATTGCAGGAAGAGGACGCTTACTTTACCATCATGAAACAGCAGGCGGAAGCAGAAGGAAAAGCCTTACGTTACATCGGCAAGCTGGAAGACGGTAAAGCTTCTATCACCCTGCAATTGGTGGATGAAAATCATCCGTTTTATATGATGTCGGGAAGCGATAATATTATTTCTTTCACCACTGATCGCTACAAGGACAGGCCATTAGTAGTTAAAGGCCCGGGCGCCGGCGCCGAAGTAACCGCCGCGGGCGTATTTGCTGACCTGATAAATGTGGGGGCCAACTAA
- a CDS encoding homoserine kinase — MKESIKVFAPATVANVVCGFDVLGFAVNEPGDEVIMRLTDKPGITISKITGDNGRLPLDPKKNTVSVSVEHYLKHIGRNDVGFDIELNKKMPIGSGLGSSSASTVAGLFAAKTLLEDRTNASQLLPFARKGEEMACGHGHADNVAPALLGGFVLIRSYDPLDVIKLPHPKGLYCAIVFPDVDVPTREARQIIRNKIQMKDAVTQWGNIAGLVSGLFMNDIDLIGRSMKDILVEPVRSMLIPDFYKMREMAMEMGAVSFGISGSGPSVFSFTRDEETAKKITQKLQAHLTSIKINSNTYVSTINDAGPRVID, encoded by the coding sequence ATGAAAGAATCTATAAAAGTTTTTGCCCCGGCAACTGTCGCGAACGTGGTATGTGGTTTTGATGTGCTGGGTTTTGCCGTAAATGAACCCGGTGACGAAGTAATTATGCGGCTGACTGATAAGCCAGGCATTACCATCAGCAAGATCACCGGCGACAACGGCAGGTTGCCGCTCGATCCGAAGAAGAATACGGTAAGTGTAAGTGTCGAGCATTACCTGAAACATATTGGCCGAAATGATGTCGGCTTTGATATTGAATTGAACAAAAAAATGCCAATAGGGAGCGGGTTGGGGTCAAGTTCGGCCAGCACCGTGGCAGGTCTGTTTGCAGCGAAGACATTATTGGAAGATAGAACCAATGCTTCACAGTTGTTACCCTTTGCCCGCAAAGGTGAAGAGATGGCGTGCGGACATGGGCATGCGGATAATGTTGCACCGGCATTGCTTGGCGGCTTTGTTTTGATACGCAGCTACGACCCATTGGACGTGATCAAACTGCCGCACCCGAAAGGATTGTATTGCGCCATCGTGTTCCCTGATGTGGATGTGCCCACCCGCGAGGCCAGGCAGATCATCCGCAACAAGATACAGATGAAGGACGCCGTAACGCAATGGGGTAATATAGCCGGCCTGGTAAGCGGATTGTTTATGAACGACATAGACCTGATTGGTCGCAGTATGAAGGATATTTTGGTTGAACCGGTACGTTCCATGCTGATACCTGATTTTTACAAAATGCGCGAAATGGCCATGGAAATGGGCGCAGTAAGCTTTGGTATATCAGGTTCCGGTCCATCAGTGTTTTCTTTTACCAGGGACGAAGAAACTGCTAAAAAGATCACCCAAAAACTGCAGGCACATTTAACATCTATCAAGATTAACTCGAACACTTATGTATCGACAATTAATGATGCAGGGCCAAGAGTTATTGATTAA
- a CDS encoding ATP-dependent DNA ligase translates to MKAFAQLFLSLDETNKTNEKVKVLKDYFNNVPDTDKMHMLALFTGRKPKRQINSTLIRAWAMEVSNIPVWLFEESYQVVGDLAETMSLLMPEGSEGSDRSLTEWIAEINTLGDKTEGQKKLWLIDSWAMLNTQERFVFNKILTGGFRVGVSQNLVIKALSEVSGLDAATLTHRIMGSWQPETYLYKQLIQDQDATDDISRPYPFFLAYPIQETSEKQRSVEELQGALGDAANWQAEWKWDGIRAQMIKRAGKIFIWSRGEDLATEKFPELHPFLDALPDGTVLDGEILSFRNGLPLPFNVLQTRIGRKNLSKKILEESPVAVIAYDCVEYNGEDIRHKSQSERREILEQLQAETPHPEIFRLSVLVNFNSWDELAERRDESRAMVAEGVMLKRKSAAYQVGRRRGDWWKWKIDPLSVDAVMIYAQKGHGRRADLYTDYTFAVWDGDKLVPFAKAYSGLTDAEINKVDHFVKRNTLEKFGPVRTVKPELVFEIGFEGINRSTRHKSGVALRFPRILRWRHDKPKEEADTIESLKALLGD, encoded by the coding sequence ATGAAAGCCTTCGCTCAACTCTTTCTCTCACTCGATGAAACCAATAAAACCAATGAAAAGGTAAAGGTTTTAAAAGATTACTTTAATAATGTACCCGATACCGATAAAATGCACATGCTCGCGCTTTTTACCGGGCGCAAACCAAAGAGGCAGATCAATTCAACACTCATTCGCGCCTGGGCGATGGAGGTATCCAATATCCCGGTTTGGCTGTTCGAAGAAAGTTACCAGGTAGTGGGCGACCTGGCCGAAACCATGTCGCTGCTAATGCCGGAGGGGAGTGAGGGAAGCGACAGATCGCTTACCGAATGGATAGCCGAGATCAACACCCTTGGCGATAAGACCGAAGGACAAAAGAAACTATGGCTAATTGATTCGTGGGCGATGCTGAATACACAGGAACGCTTTGTGTTTAATAAAATACTCACGGGTGGCTTCCGTGTGGGGGTTTCGCAAAACCTCGTCATCAAGGCCTTGTCAGAAGTTTCGGGGCTGGACGCTGCAACACTTACCCATCGCATAATGGGTAGCTGGCAACCGGAAACGTATTTATATAAACAATTGATACAGGACCAGGATGCGACGGACGATATATCCCGGCCTTACCCGTTCTTTTTGGCCTACCCCATACAGGAAACTTCTGAAAAACAACGCTCGGTTGAGGAATTGCAAGGTGCATTGGGCGATGCCGCAAACTGGCAGGCCGAGTGGAAATGGGATGGTATACGCGCACAAATGATCAAGCGCGCCGGCAAAATATTTATCTGGAGCCGTGGCGAGGACCTGGCAACGGAAAAATTTCCCGAGCTACATCCTTTCCTGGATGCATTGCCTGATGGAACAGTTTTGGATGGGGAGATACTTAGTTTCAGAAATGGCTTGCCGCTGCCATTTAATGTGTTGCAAACCCGCATTGGCCGGAAAAACCTGAGCAAGAAAATACTGGAGGAGAGCCCGGTGGCAGTCATCGCATACGATTGCGTAGAATATAATGGTGAAGATATCCGCCATAAAAGCCAGTCGGAACGAAGGGAAATACTCGAGCAATTGCAGGCCGAAACACCGCACCCGGAGATATTCCGGTTGTCGGTACTGGTCAATTTTAACAGCTGGGATGAACTGGCGGAGCGTCGCGATGAGTCGCGTGCCATGGTTGCCGAAGGCGTTATGCTGAAACGCAAAAGCGCCGCTTACCAGGTAGGTCGTCGTCGTGGCGATTGGTGGAAATGGAAGATCGATCCGTTATCGGTAGATGCTGTTATGATCTATGCGCAAAAAGGGCACGGCCGCCGCGCTGACCTGTACACTGATTATACTTTTGCAGTCTGGGACGGTGATAAGCTGGTCCCTTTTGCTAAAGCTTATTCAGGGCTTACCGATGCGGAGATCAATAAAGTCGATCACTTCGTCAAACGTAATACGCTGGAAAAATTCGGTCCCGTACGTACAGTAAAGCCCGAACTGGTGTTCGAGATCGGCTTTGAAGGTATTAACCGTTCAACCCGGCATAAATCGGGTGTAGCATTGCGTTTCCCTCGCATCCTGCGCTGGCGGCATGACAAGCCTAAGGAAGAGGCTGACACTATTGAATCTTTGAAAGCGCTGCTGGGCGATTAA
- the thrC gene encoding threonine synthase, with the protein MKLYSTNNTNHQVSFKEAVFNSMPQDKGLYMPVAIPRLDDHFLNNLDSYTLPEIAFHVAKNLLADAIPENDLKDIIADAINFYAPIVELEENVYVLELFHGPSLAFKDFGARFMSRVMSYFLKDGEKTLDVLVATSGDTGGAVALGFLGVPGTRVTILYPKGKVSGIQELQLTTNGQNVRAIEVDGTFDDCQALVKQAFTDAELNKEFRLTSANSINIARLIPQTFYYFNAYAQLLKEGKSKVVFSVPSGNFGNLGAGVLAWKMGLPVEHFIAATNANDTVPEFLRSGVYEPKPSVQTISNAMDVGNPSNWVRIQDMFRDDPEQLPEMITGYSYTDAETSEAIEKIYSSYHYIVCPHTAIAWQALKDWQQDQPTGKIAGVFLSTAHPCKFPDVLPKHISREIVIPAQVKELEGRQRQAASLANDFESFKRYLLNNK; encoded by the coding sequence ATGAAATTATACAGCACCAACAATACCAATCACCAGGTTTCCTTCAAAGAAGCCGTATTCAATAGCATGCCACAGGATAAGGGTCTTTACATGCCTGTTGCCATCCCACGCCTTGATGATCATTTTCTGAATAACCTGGACAGCTATACCCTCCCAGAGATCGCATTTCACGTGGCAAAAAATCTGCTTGCTGATGCTATACCCGAAAATGACCTGAAAGATATTATTGCGGATGCCATTAACTTTTATGCACCCATAGTTGAGTTGGAAGAGAATGTGTACGTGCTCGAGCTTTTCCATGGGCCCTCGCTGGCCTTCAAGGATTTTGGAGCGCGATTCATGAGCCGTGTTATGAGCTATTTTTTGAAAGATGGCGAAAAAACCCTCGATGTGCTCGTAGCTACTTCGGGCGACACAGGTGGTGCTGTGGCGCTTGGCTTTTTAGGTGTTCCCGGAACGAGGGTTACCATTCTCTATCCCAAAGGAAAGGTGAGCGGCATACAGGAACTGCAGCTTACCACTAACGGGCAAAATGTGCGGGCCATTGAGGTGGACGGCACTTTTGATGATTGCCAGGCGCTGGTGAAACAGGCCTTTACCGATGCGGAATTGAATAAAGAATTCAGGCTGACATCTGCCAACTCTATCAACATAGCCCGGCTGATACCGCAGACATTTTACTATTTCAACGCTTATGCACAATTATTGAAGGAAGGCAAAAGCAAAGTTGTCTTCTCGGTACCAAGCGGTAACTTTGGTAACCTTGGTGCAGGAGTATTGGCATGGAAAATGGGGCTGCCGGTTGAGCATTTTATCGCAGCGACCAATGCCAACGATACGGTGCCTGAGTTCTTAAGATCAGGCGTATATGAGCCCAAACCATCTGTTCAAACTATTTCTAACGCTATGGATGTGGGCAACCCGAGCAATTGGGTGCGGATACAGGATATGTTCAGAGACGATCCGGAGCAATTACCCGAGATGATAACCGGCTATAGTTACACGGATGCCGAAACTTCAGAGGCGATAGAAAAGATATACAGCAGTTACCATTATATCGTTTGCCCGCATACCGCCATTGCGTGGCAGGCCCTGAAAGACTGGCAGCAGGATCAGCCTACAGGGAAAATAGCCGGAGTATTCTTATCAACCGCGCATCCCTGCAAATTTCCTGATGTATTACCTAAACATATTTCGCGCGAAATCGTAATACCAGCACAGGTCAAAGAACTGGAGGGCAGGCAAAGGCAGGCAGCATCGTTGGCTAATGATTTTGAAAGTTTTAAAAGATACCTGCTCAATAATAAATAG
- a CDS encoding S41 family peptidase produces MKKNYRKWAWGTGLVVLATGLFGFNDDLFQISKNLDVFASAYKEVNINYVDDINSSKMIKTGLDAMLDGLDPYTEFVPESEIEDYKLHYVSTQYGGIGAGIFAREGKVFISDVFEGFPAQKADIRPGDRLMKINDVDLTGKNNDEVSALLKGAKGATIKLTLKRGGAAAVDKQLVRDEIKQPNVSYYGMVDGNMGYIKLDKFLENSADEVTHALTEIKKNNPNGIILDLRSNGGGILQEAVKIVNLFVPKNTEIVSQKGKIKDKNFTYSTQNSPIEPNLPLVVLVNGRSASASEIVAGSLQDLDRAVIIGQRSYGKGLVQQTFNLPYNSLVKITIAKYYIPSGRCIQEIDYTHRKADGTVVKVADSAIHEFKTKDGRSVYDGSGIYPDVFIKQERFANITQSIVSKLLVFDYANQYRNTHNAIPDAKSFHLSDADYNDFVKYLTNKNYSYTTISEKMVNSLKDEATKEKQFSSIQAEYDALKTKMQEIKKNDLQQNKEEIKQVLENEIASRYYYEKGRYEANFNHDKELAQAVKTMQDRNQVASILKGDGDYKVIGKPQFAMVSKKAAEDRDKESDE; encoded by the coding sequence ATGAAAAAGAATTATAGAAAATGGGCCTGGGGCACGGGGTTGGTTGTGCTGGCGACGGGGCTTTTTGGGTTTAACGACGACCTGTTCCAAATTTCTAAAAACCTGGATGTTTTTGCCTCTGCATATAAGGAAGTTAATATCAACTACGTAGATGATATTAATTCCTCAAAGATGATCAAAACGGGCCTCGACGCTATGCTCGACGGCCTGGACCCTTATACCGAATTTGTACCCGAATCGGAAATTGAAGATTACAAGCTACACTACGTAAGCACGCAATACGGTGGTATTGGCGCGGGAATATTTGCACGCGAAGGAAAAGTGTTTATTTCGGATGTATTTGAAGGTTTTCCGGCACAAAAAGCTGATATACGCCCCGGCGACCGCCTGATGAAGATAAACGACGTGGACCTGACTGGCAAAAATAACGACGAGGTAAGTGCACTTTTAAAAGGTGCAAAAGGCGCCACTATTAAACTTACGTTGAAAAGAGGCGGTGCTGCGGCAGTAGATAAACAGTTGGTACGCGACGAGATAAAACAGCCTAACGTTTCTTACTACGGCATGGTAGATGGTAACATGGGATATATCAAACTCGACAAATTCCTGGAGAACTCTGCCGATGAGGTAACACATGCATTGACCGAGATCAAAAAGAACAATCCTAACGGCATCATCCTTGATCTCCGTTCGAATGGAGGCGGCATCTTACAGGAGGCCGTAAAGATCGTCAACCTGTTCGTTCCTAAAAACACCGAGATCGTGTCGCAAAAAGGAAAGATAAAAGACAAAAATTTCACTTACAGTACCCAAAACTCGCCGATCGAGCCAAACCTGCCATTAGTTGTTTTGGTGAACGGGCGCTCCGCCTCGGCGTCAGAGATCGTTGCAGGATCGTTGCAGGACCTCGACCGTGCGGTCATCATCGGGCAGCGCAGCTATGGAAAAGGGCTTGTACAACAAACCTTTAACCTGCCCTATAACAGCCTGGTTAAAATTACCATTGCCAAATACTACATTCCTTCGGGCCGTTGTATACAGGAGATAGATTATACCCACCGCAAGGCCGACGGTACCGTAGTGAAGGTTGCGGACTCGGCTATTCACGAGTTTAAGACGAAAGACGGCCGTTCGGTTTATGATGGAAGCGGCATATACCCGGACGTATTCATCAAACAGGAACGTTTTGCTAACATTACGCAATCCATCGTATCCAAATTACTCGTGTTCGACTACGCCAACCAGTACCGGAACACCCACAATGCCATTCCCGATGCCAAATCGTTTCACCTATCGGATGCTGACTATAATGACTTTGTAAAGTATCTGACCAATAAGAACTACAGCTATACCACGATAAGCGAGAAAATGGTTAACAGCCTGAAAGATGAGGCTACAAAGGAAAAGCAGTTCAGTAGTATCCAGGCTGAATATGATGCGTTGAAAACAAAAATGCAGGAGATCAAGAAAAACGACCTGCAGCAAAACAAGGAAGAGATAAAACAGGTGCTGGAGAATGAGATCGCTTCGCGTTACTATTACGAAAAAGGACGATATGAAGCCAATTTCAATCATGACAAAGAATTGGCGCAAGCCGTAAAAACCATGCAGGACCGCAACCAGGTCGCATCGATACTAAAAGGCGATGGCGACTATAAAGTAATAGGAAAACCTCAATTCGCTATGGTATCCAAAAAGGCAGCCGAGGATAGGGATAAAGAAAGTGATGAATAA
- a CDS encoding GDSL-type esterase/lipase family protein, producing MMTSRRSVILGGLMLLSSLDLYAQSKEINIVYIGDSITQGVQLADPVTQAPPATASMNLQHREGIATVNFSNQGRSGFTTVDFLPPGETFKHVEVAASELAQKPGLLIFSIMLGTNDSAITGPNGAPVSPENYFGNLKSIIDKLLNDYPESKILLHYPTWYSPNTYNGAQYLQQGLDRLQSYFPQLRKLVKYYAAANPGKVFIGDKKAFGYFKKNALTDLIPENGHRGTFHLHPNVKGAAALGSYWANAIYKLAMASK from the coding sequence ATGATGACCAGTAGAAGAAGCGTTATTTTAGGCGGGCTGATGCTTTTGAGCAGCCTGGATCTGTATGCGCAAAGCAAAGAGATCAATATTGTTTACATCGGCGACAGTATAACCCAAGGCGTACAGTTGGCCGATCCCGTTACACAGGCCCCGCCCGCCACCGCGAGTATGAATTTACAGCACCGCGAAGGCATCGCTACCGTAAATTTCTCCAACCAGGGTCGGAGCGGATTTACTACAGTAGACTTTCTGCCGCCAGGCGAAACATTCAAACATGTAGAAGTGGCCGCAAGCGAGCTGGCACAAAAGCCCGGTCTGTTGATATTCTCAATCATGCTCGGTACAAACGATAGCGCCATAACCGGGCCGAACGGTGCACCGGTTTCACCAGAAAACTACTTCGGCAATTTGAAAAGCATCATAGATAAACTGCTAAACGATTACCCGGAGAGCAAAATACTGCTCCATTACCCTACATGGTATAGCCCCAATACATATAATGGTGCACAATACTTGCAACAGGGACTCGACCGGCTGCAAAGCTATTTCCCACAATTAAGGAAATTGGTCAAATACTACGCGGCAGCTAACCCAGGCAAGGTTTTTATAGGCGATAAAAAGGCTTTCGGCTATTTTAAAAAGAATGCCCTTACAGACCTGATACCGGAAAATGGTCATCGCGGAACTTTTCACCTTCATCCAAACGTCAAAGGCGCCGCTGCGCTTGGTTCATATTGGGCAAATGCCATTTATAAGTTGGCAATGGCTTCCAAATAA
- a CDS encoding prolyl oligopeptidase family serine peptidase, whose product MKKLTLFILTVLSASYTFAQMIIKKLPYPNTKKVDTVNTYFGTEVPDPYRWLEDDQAADTKQWVKDENKVTYDYLGQIPFRDSIKKRLETLWNYEKYSAPFKEGKYTYFYKNDGLQAQSVLWRQVGDGTPEVFLDPNKFSVDGTTSLQGIDFTKDGSLAAYQISEAGSDWRKVIVIKTDDKAQVGDTLRDLKFTGIAWKGNEGFYYSTYDKPKKGSQLSGMTQYHKLFYHQMGSPQTQDKLIFGGEQTPRRYIGAYVTEDQRFLVISAANSTTGNELYIQDLSKPGSEIVNVVNNFDNDHSVIDNVGSKLYILTNLYQPNHKIVTVDASDPKPIHWKDLIPATKNVLTVSTGGGKIFAEYLKDAASLVLQYAMNGKLERTIELPAIGTAAGFGTKKEEKETYYTFTNYVYPPTIFKYDIATGQSTVFKKSGVQFDPTQYGSKQVFYRSKDGTKIPMIITYKKGLVMNGKNPTLLYAYGGFNISLTPAFSTSNIILLEHGGIYAVPNLRGGGEYGETWHRAGTKLHKQNVFDDFIAAAEYLEKNKYTSKDYLAISGGSNGGLLVGAVMTQRPDLCKVAFPAVGVMDMLRYNKFTAGAGWAYDYGTAEDNKEMFEYLYKYSPYHALKPGNYPATMVTTADHDDRVVPAHSFKFGARLQEYQKGTAPVLIRIETKAGHGAGQSTEQIISGQTDKWAFMFQNMGLDWK is encoded by the coding sequence ATGAAGAAACTGACATTATTTATACTGACCGTTTTATCGGCCAGTTATACTTTTGCACAAATGATCATCAAAAAGCTTCCCTACCCGAATACCAAAAAAGTTGATACTGTAAACACCTATTTTGGCACCGAAGTGCCCGACCCTTACCGCTGGCTCGAAGATGACCAGGCTGCCGACACCAAGCAATGGGTGAAAGACGAAAACAAAGTCACTTATGATTACCTGGGGCAGATCCCGTTTCGCGATTCGATAAAAAAGCGCCTGGAAACTCTATGGAACTACGAAAAATACAGTGCACCATTTAAGGAAGGCAAATACACGTATTTTTATAAAAACGATGGTCTGCAGGCGCAATCTGTTCTTTGGCGGCAGGTGGGTGATGGTACACCGGAAGTGTTTCTCGACCCCAATAAATTTTCCGTTGACGGTACCACATCGTTACAGGGCATCGATTTTACCAAAGATGGCAGCCTGGCTGCTTACCAGATATCCGAAGCGGGTTCGGACTGGCGCAAGGTGATCGTCATCAAAACTGATGACAAAGCCCAGGTAGGCGATACCCTGCGCGACCTGAAATTTACCGGTATAGCATGGAAGGGAAACGAGGGTTTTTACTACAGCACCTACGATAAGCCAAAAAAAGGCAGCCAGCTATCGGGGATGACGCAATATCATAAACTATTCTATCACCAGATGGGAAGCCCGCAAACCCAGGATAAATTGATATTCGGCGGCGAGCAAACGCCGCGACGATACATAGGCGCTTACGTCACGGAAGATCAGCGGTTTCTTGTTATATCCGCCGCAAACAGCACCACCGGGAACGAACTTTACATACAGGATCTTAGTAAACCAGGGAGCGAAATTGTGAACGTTGTCAATAATTTCGATAACGATCACAGCGTGATCGATAACGTTGGCAGCAAGCTCTACATACTTACCAACTTATATCAGCCCAATCATAAAATTGTAACCGTAGATGCATCCGACCCTAAGCCGATCCATTGGAAGGACCTGATACCCGCAACGAAAAATGTGCTGACCGTATCGACCGGCGGAGGAAAAATATTTGCCGAGTATCTGAAGGATGCTGCCTCGCTGGTGCTGCAATATGCTATGAACGGAAAACTGGAACGGACCATTGAATTGCCGGCTATAGGCACGGCGGCAGGCTTCGGCACGAAGAAGGAAGAAAAGGAAACCTATTACACATTTACCAATTACGTTTACCCGCCTACTATTTTTAAGTATGATATTGCCACCGGGCAGTCGACCGTATTTAAAAAATCAGGGGTTCAATTTGATCCGACTCAATATGGGTCCAAACAGGTTTTTTACAGGTCGAAGGACGGCACGAAAATACCAATGATCATAACCTATAAGAAAGGCCTGGTTATGAACGGCAAAAACCCAACACTGCTTTATGCTTACGGCGGATTCAATATTAGCCTTACCCCGGCCTTTAGTACATCGAATATCATCCTGCTTGAACATGGCGGTATTTACGCGGTACCAAACCTGCGCGGTGGTGGCGAATATGGTGAAACATGGCATCGCGCCGGAACAAAGTTGCATAAGCAAAACGTTTTCGACGATTTTATTGCTGCGGCGGAATACCTGGAAAAAAATAAATATACATCGAAAGATTACCTTGCGATTTCAGGCGGATCGAACGGTGGTTTGCTCGTTGGGGCAGTAATGACGCAGCGGCCCGACCTTTGCAAGGTAGCCTTTCCGGCGGTTGGCGTGATGGATATGCTTCGCTACAATAAATTCACTGCAGGCGCTGGTTGGGCCTATGATTACGGAACCGCTGAAGACAATAAAGAAATGTTTGAGTACCTGTACAAGTACTCGCCATACCATGCCTTAAAGCCCGGCAATTACCCGGCTACCATGGTTACGACCGCCGACCATGACGACCGCGTAGTACCAGCGCATTCTTTTAAATTCGGTGCCAGGTTACAGGAATACCAAAAAGGCACGGCGCCTGTATTGATCCGTATCGAAACCAAAGCGGGGCATGGTGCGGGACAGTCGACCGAACAGATCATCAGCGGGCAGACCGATAAATGGGCGTTCATGTTCCAGAATATGGGATTAGATTGGAAGTAG